A region of the Drosophila subobscura isolate 14011-0131.10 chromosome J, UCBerk_Dsub_1.0, whole genome shotgun sequence genome:
CGAAAGCAGAGGCGAAAGCAGAGGCGAAAGCAGAGGCGAATATGAAAAAGCAGAGAGGGAAAAAGCAGTTAAAGCGCAGCGCAAAAAGCAGAAAGTGGGAGGGGCATGGGGCTCTTGGGAACCTCTGTTTTGGGCTGACCTCTGACCTACGCACTTACATTGgatttgttgtcgctgctggcgctggtcTCCGCCGCTTTGTTGGCGTCCTCCTGCCATTGAAGAGATTCAATTAGCAACGTTACAGAGAGAGATTTCTGCCACACTTACCGGCTGCTCCTTGGAGCGTTGTTGCAGCAGTGCGGTGGCTGCCTCCTCATTCTGCGCATCCGTTGCATCCTCGAACGAAGAAGATTTCTGCTCGTTCTTTGACAAATCCAAATCGAACTCCTCCTCATCGATGGACAATGCCTTCTCGCGCTTCCAGAACTCCGTGTCCTTGTAGTGTTCGGGCGTCACTTCGCCCCATGGGTTGGTGCCCTCCTCGCCGAGCATCTCCAGGGCGACGCCACTCGCCTCGGCCTCCGGCGGTGGCATCATGTCCTTGGCCGGACTGCGTTTGTGCCGCCGGTGGTGGGACTTGACCCGCAGCGTGGGTTCGCTGGTGTACTTGATGGGATTGTAGTCCTCCCGCTCGCCGtggcgcagctcctcctcctccagcgagGTGAACATCTTCAGCTCCTCGTCGCGGGAGGCGCGTGAGTCACGCGACGAATTGGAGCTGCCACTGGAGCGGCGCTTCTTGAAGGCCCGCCGCCTGCCGGATCCATCCTCACGCATCAGTGGACGACTCTTGATGCCGTCCAGGGAGCGCAGATAGTCCTCCGTGTACTGCACATCGGGCGTGTGATCCTCGCCCTCCGGCTCTGGCCGCTCTTCCTCTGTGCGTAGCAAATCCTCCGATGGCTGTGTGCTGAACGACGACTGCTGGCTGGAATTTGGCTCCAGGGAGGAACCCTCATCGGATACGCCCGGAAAGCTGGGACCCTTCGACTGTCCGTACTGCGTCTTCACTTTGTGCACCACCATGGGCTCCTCCTGGACTTCCGGCTCCTGGAATCTGGGCGGCAGTACCTTCTTCACGCagagctcctcctccacggGCACGGCGCCCGCATATTCGGCTTCGTCCTCCGCGTTGTGGGTTGCCtgcagctgtcgctgctgcagcatcaccATCTCCTCCTCGGCCTCCAGGAAGAGCCGCGCATTCTCCTCGatcattttctgtttgcttgccGCATCCACTCGACCGGAGAGCAGGCGACGCGACTCCTCTTccagcgcctcctcctccagttcGCTCTCCGTGGCGCTCATCTTTCGTGCCCGCTCTGCTGCCAGAAGGCGTTCCACAATCTCCGCATCCCTTTGTTCCTGATCCCCTTCGTCTCGCTCTCGCCGGACTTCCGCCTCGAAGAGgcgtcgctcgctctcttccgTCTCGGCTTCCTCAAGCTCTCGCTGGCGTTCGGCTTCCAGGCGTCTCTGTTCCGCTTCAAGCAACCGCTTTTCGTTCTCTTGGCGTTCTTGTTGCTCTTCAGCTTCTTGGATCCTTCGCTCGTTCGCTTCGCGTTCTCTTTCGGCTTCGATCAGCTTGCGCTCGTTCTCTTCgcgctctctttgctcttcgGCCGCCTGAAgctttcgctgctgctcttcgcgTTGCTTTTGTTCCTGCTCTTcgcgctgtcgctgctctgcctctctttgcttttccgCTTCGATTAGctttctctcattctcttcGCGCTGCTttcgctcctctctctgctgctcgaTCATCTTCTCGTCCGCCTCCTTGGCCTTCCTACGGTCCTCTGCCAGGCgggcctctgcctccgccagCTTTCGTCGCGTCTCCTCCTCAATGCGCCGCTGTCGCTCCAATTCTGCTGCCAGCGCCGCTCTCTTATCACCTTCGGGATCCACTCGCAGGCCCTTGTCGTCGTAGAGGACTCCATCTTGCATGGCCTTGGTGCCTGAGCGCGCCTCCCGCTCTGCCGCCTCGGCTATCTCCTTCTCCAGGCGCTCGCGCAGTCGCGGCAGCTCTTCATTGTCCGCCGCCGCATCGGTGGCCGTGTATGCGGAATGCTGGAAGGTGCAGTGGTACAGATGCCGCACCACAAACGCACACTCCAGGGCGCCCAGGTAGCCGATCAGCAGCGAGAAGATCAGCTTCCCGATGCCGGTCAGCGCCTCATCCGATGGCATTCTGCTTGCGTAAGAATcggaatcgaaatcgaaatcggatTCAGTATCTGTAATCCGTATTGCTTGACGTACAAACGAGCAATGCAATGCTCGGGGGATTCGATGGTGCGCCGcgaattatataaaatattcaccACGCACTCGCACAGACACTCGGAAAAGCACTCACCACTCGCACGATTCGGAATTCGCGGGGCACAGGCACGGGGCACTCACGTTAATGGCCAACTGATTAGGTAATTCacccaacaaatatttatatcaatttTTCTTCGACGCGAATTCACATCCAAACGATCCATAAATTATTGGAAAATTCGAATAAAATGATCGAAAACCGTTGCGCGGTCAGGATGAGACGTTTTTGGAGATTGGGGGGCGACTACCAGCGCGACGCAGCCACATATGGTTGCACCTGGCCTGGCTCTTGTTCTCCGTTAATCGATCGTCTTGCAACTGATtaatgccacagcagcggcaaccgGCCAAGGGCCCCCCCAAGACACACAAAGAGCGCGCGCATGAATCACAAAGAGCGCAATTAGAACCAATTGGCCGAAAAGATATAGCCACCAAATGGCGCTAATTGACGCGGCTAAAAGCAGAGAGaacaagagcgagagagtgacaAAAGACAGGCAGCGGCTAAGCTTTTGGCAGGCGATGGCCACCAATGGATGCACTGCCTCTGGGTACTCTGGGACTCGGTCTCGGTCGCTGGTTTCTAGCTCTGGCCCTGGCGCTGTGTCAAATGCCAAAGCAATTGGCAAAAGCGAATTTTCTAATCAGTTTTCGGGGTCTATTTATGTTGCTATttctgtatgttttttttcaaacttttccCGCcgtgcttttgctttgcctcGCACCTTTCTTTAGGCATACAGTGTGCGACAAAAGTGTATGTGCAGTAGAAAAAGCAGCGAGAAACCTTGCTATCACTTTTTCTACACTGCTCATGAATCTTTCTCTAATATTCTGATCGATTTAGCAGCTTTCTTTCATCATAAAACATAGATTCCCTCCCTAAATCTATCCCTTCATTCATGCCAATTACTGTATTTATGTTTCAGCaatctgtctctcttttgcatAGCCAATGCCTGAGGATTGGGGACTGGTGGCCGGGGCCAGGGTCGCagactgcagcagcgacagcccCAAAAAATGAATGTCATAAATTGAATCTTTTGGCACTGACACTAACattgggagcagcagcaagcactctcctctctctgtgtgggtctctctctctttgggtgTGTGTCCTCTGCCACTCTTTCTCTATGTTTTCTATGTGGCAAGCTGCAGGCAGGCTGcagcatcatcaccatcatcatcaacaacaatagcCCCCCagtaattatatttaatttgtgcataATTGTGCACTTGTCccacatttttggcatttttactatttttatgtgtgcgtgccttttgtttatttttaaaaataccTTTTTTCACTCattaaatgtgccaaaaatacataaataaatgtatctaaaAACATACATCTATGCGGCTCTGGGCCTGGctgtttgttgatttatttatttttgcttttcttttcgcattgaaagtgaaagtttttcttttgtgaggggaaaacaaattgattaGCGGCAAATGCGAAATTTTTCACAGAATATTCTTAAatatccatacatatattttaatatgcatTGTTTTTCTCAAATGAGTTCttctttgtgttgttttttgtggggaatatgataattgaaaaataattggACAATTTATTGCGCGAATTTGAATAAAGAGTGGGAAATGCTTGCTAATGGGGGGAGGAAATGCGGTAGaagaatttaaatattttatatgccATTAAACTTTGGAAAATCTTCTCTGTTTGGGGACTTTAACGGATGAATAGACTTCTATCTTTATCTTCACttcaaaaggcaaacaaaaggttACACAAAACAGCATGACAACTGCAAATATTGAAACTATCAAAGACTTGTTGATTACTGCACAAAATCCACTCACGAGAAACTTATTTTGGAATCAGGGAACCAATCAAGAAACCCCAGGGACAGATTGGTAGCagaattgttttaaaattctacaaaatggattgaaaatgttgaacaaaCTTCTTTAAACTGAAGTTCCCGttttcatacatttatttgaagATGATTATCACAAGCTCAAACTAGGTTTCCATAATTGAAAGCAGAAGTTATATCAATCGAATCCCATTTAGCTTCCTTCTGTTGATTGATTTGCTACtgatttctttcttttaatGCCACATCAATTGTAAAGTCGAAGAGCAAtccaaagcaaatgcaaagcatTTCTTAGATTTGTTTTCCCGTGTAATTTCCGTCTTACCCACAAGAAAAGAAGAACTTCCGCTCTGCGCgacgcaacagcaacagtgctGCCAATGAACTGTCGGCCAGCGCTGGAGCTGCATTTGGGTAGCATTCCTGTCTAGTGTCTAGCGTCTAGCGCCCCCAAAGTGAAGTTCAATGAAAATGCCATAACCTTTTGGAAGGGCATCAGGGGTTTGTTTCAGGGGAGTGGAAtggacagatggatggatggatggatggatggatggtagGGCGATAGCCGCACCTTTGCAATAAATGTGAACTGCGTGTGGCAGGCGATAAAAACCAAAGGCTCCCCACactctcacactcacacagaaacagatacaatCTTTGGTGGCGCTTGCCCCAAAGTATGCCAcacaattattttcaattggGGATCGATGGGTTGGTTAgagaaaggagaaggagaaaggaAAGGCAGGACTCACCTCATCACAGCCAGCACAGCGGGGCTTCAGCATTTCCGCATAATGCCGCTCGCAGTAGATTTTGTCATCGTGGACACAGTAGGTGAGGTCCACCAGCAGCGAGTtgcaggtgctgcagctgaagcacTTTGGATGCCACATGACGCTCTCCACGAACTTGGGTGCCGCCACAACCAGCTCGCCGGCCGCAATCTCGTTATCACAGTGCGCACAATGCTCATCGTAGGGGGCATCCTTGATGTAGGCTATCAGCAAAAGGAATTGGTTGAGTCATCGCTGGAAAGGAGACCCAAGGACTGCCTGACACTCACCTATATCCAGCGCTATCTCATTCCGTGCCGTCACAAAGTCCTCGAACGAGGCCTCGTGCTGCACCTCCAGGTGCTTGCAGTGCTCCAGCGAGAGATCCTGCTTGGGCAGCTGATACGCAATCTGTCGCTCCCTGCTGCAGGCCCCCTCGCTGCCCAGCCGCGGCACTGCCTCCTCCggcagcagctcaaagtaACGATTGATCCGCGACGAGGCACGCACCCCTGGTGGCACCCAGGTGTAGCCCAGATCACGCGCCTCCACGCCCGAGTCTGCGGGGGAGACGAGCTTGAAGCCCAATCTCTCGTGGACATTCGTCGTCTGTTGCTGGTAGATGGCATGCGCCTCGCGAGGACACTTGCACGATTGGCAGGTTTTCCTGGAAGAAAGAGGAGAAGGGAAAACATAAGAAAATGCAGCTAAAGGATGGGATAATAATTTGTAACTTCAATTATTTAAAGTCTCTGCAATATTCCTTCACAAATTCACATTTTCTCGCATATTTCGCACCACTGCCACACGAAAAGCTTCGCCACATAAAAGCTCTAGCACGCTGTCACCATCTAGCGGCTGCTTTTGGCAATTCTTACCTCACAATGAGATCGTAGATTTCTTTCCTATCAAACACCTTGCAGTAAATACTGAGCACATTGAGGCAGGCATAATCCATGCCCCTCCATGGGACATCCGATGAGGCCAATGCCGCCCACAGTGGGCACTCTGCGTGACGGTCCAGATCGAGCATTTTCACCATTTTTCACTTGTAACTGCACTGCGTAACTGTACTTGAGACTGGTAGCTCTATTTTAACGTATTCTTTTTGactttttattataaattgttgtttaatttggttttttctttatgATTTGACTcatcaaaaatgttgctgctgctgtggttctTCTTTGCTTGATTGCCGCACCCCGCTATGTGTGGCCTCTGGCAACTCTTTGctggaggcagcaacagcagaacccacaaaaaatcagagaagagaaaactttcgtttagtttttggCATCCGAAGCACCTTTGCTTGTGGCACGTCTCGGGGCAGTCGTTTGTTGCGTTTTATTTGCTCATTGACATTTTGATTAAAGTGTTCATTTGACCTTTGGCATTGTTCctcttcttcttcctcttcaGCTGCTAGTTCTTATTGTTATTCTTCGTGTTCTTTTGTTTACTACGCGCAGATTAGCAGATTAGCAAAGAGATTTAGCAGAGGTTTAGCTGGAATTCCAATGCTTTCTATCTGCGGACTTCTCTAATGGCCTGTTTACttatatttcaattatatGTGTGGAAACAAGCAAAATAATCAGCATCATAAAATACGCCCCCAGCCCAAGATACAATTTGTGGATAAACATTTGATGGGCTCTGCAAAGTAGCTGGAACTTCTCAGGAGAATAGCCATGGAGGATGGAGGTGCAGAGGAGTACTCGAGAGAGGATTCTGCAGGTGGATTCTACAAAGAGTAGCGGGAGGAGTGGATTGGAGTAGTCCCCTCCCTGGTCACGTATGATCTCATGTCTGCCAAGCACTttcaagcaacaacaaccaataAAAGGTCTCTGGTCTTTGCAAAGGTCTGCCACATAAACGAAAACGAagcataataaaataaaaaaaggtaGCAAAAGCATCTTTTTGATAAGATTAATGAAAGGTCCCCAGGTTTCCCCGCCTCCTGCCGTCCACCCCGTCACTTCACGTTAGGATTGGCCGCCAGTGCGTGATGTCATCGAAAGCgacagcaagaaaaaaccaaaagaatcaaacagaaacagaaattccAGCCAAAATTCCATTTGGCCAATCATTGAAACTGCGTTAACTTTGAAAATTAGATAAGCCGAAAGGTAGAAGGAGGTGGAGCAGGTTGCTTGCTGCTTAAAAAAGATACGAAATATCAAACTCGGCTGAGGGATAGTCGTAGGTGCAGCAGAGGGGCGGGGCAGGTAATGTGTCTCTATCCAGGGTAAATGGAACAGAATGTCAGATAGCTGGCCTTTTATGGTCTTCACCGAGAGAGAAAATGAGATACATTCAGGCACTCTGCTGATGAGGAAATGCTGGCTAATTGCTCACGACTTTAAATGCGGAAAATGTGCAACAGGTCTGAGGGAGGTTGTGCGGAGTGTACCCGCTGgtaatgcaaattgtattatttaatGTGTGCACAGGTGATTCATaagagatacagatagataTGTATCTAGATATTTGCTTGCGTTGTGTGTGTACCCAGTGAGAGACAAACAAAGAACTCTATCAAGATCAGCTTCCagttttgtttaccttttctGGAAGGGGATCGGAGTGTAGAGAGAGGTGGAACGTCTATGAGTGGTACtccaaaataataaacattatTCATTAAAATAATCCAAGATAACGGGCAGAATGTTAGTCAGGGTTTTGATGAGTGCTTTCATTTCGTTAGAATCAGACACACAGCGAGCAAACCCATGAAAAATAATTACGCGGACAACCTTGAGGGATTTCCACTGAtctatgaatatgaatattatCTGTTAAGGTATTCCCACTGATATTTGAATCTTTTTTACAGGTTCATtggcaaaaatcaaatcaaatattcagaaaaacaaaaatcaaatgaaattcctCAACTTTTCCATCAAAAAAAATCTCATAAATCCCCccgcaataaaaacaaatcaacgaATATAAATCATGAAAttttgaacaattttcaaagcgaaatcaattttaattgaaacaaatcgaTCAACGAGTAGATAGCGTTCCTCCTGCCTTTAGATCCCACATAATTCccattgaaaatgtaattaattccAATTGCTGCCATTTGACAGATTTCCAAGTGCAGATATTCGGTACAGCAATCcctcaaaaccaaaacgaaagccaaaAATCTAAATTTAAACTTGAATTTCCGCAACCGCAGGAGAAACTGTGTCGTCGTGTTGCCACCtcgtatctttgtatcttttttcAAGGTCTTGATGGAGCACACATTtgtttgccgctgcctcctgACACAATGCAGCACCAATGCGGGCCACATGTCTTAATATGGTTAATAATGCGGCGACTCCGCACTTCCCCCCTCTCCAAttgtttctatatttttgtCCCTGGTTttatctctgcctctgtcgctggTTCTATCTCCGGTCCTTGCTTCATTTGCTAGACACAACTTCTGAGTGTTTATTTGTACATTCGGTTGAGAGAAGCAATGCGCAATGTTATCGctgaataaattaaaatgccattaaaacgTGTCCCATTTCAGATTAGAGACACAATCAGAGAGCGggagacacaggcagagagagagagagagacagcgacagaccATCTGTCGTagattttttgtatttaattgaaatacgAAGATTCATATTCGTAATATAATAATAACTGATATCGCAGGGGTGGGGCAACATAGAATTGCGTACGAAAGCAAATAAAGCAAGTTTCGGTGGTGGGGGGGATGTTCTGAAAGTTTTGCCagattaaatgtaattaaaagccaaaagtaAATTTTAGCCGCCACACAGTGCGTTTCACATGGGTAGGGACATCTTTGGGACTCAGTG
Encoded here:
- the LOC117895231 gene encoding trichohyalin isoform X2, giving the protein MPSDEALTGIGKLIFSLLIGYLGALECAFVVRHLYHCTFQHSAYTATDAAADNEELPRLRERLEKEIAEAAEREARSGTKAMQDGVLYDDKGLRVDPEGDKRAALAAELERQRRIEEETRRKLAEAEARLAEDRRKAKEADEKMIEQQREERKQREENERKLIEAEKQREAEQRQREEQEQKQREEQQRKLQAAEEQREREENERKLIEAEREREANERRIQEAEEQQERQENEKRLLEAEQRRLEAERQRELEEAETEESERRLFEAEVRRERDEGDQEQRDAEIVERLLAAERARKMSATESELEEEALEEESRRLLSGRVDAASKQKMIEENARLFLEAEEEMVMLQQRQLQATHNAEDEAEYAGAVPVEEELCVKKVLPPRFQEPEVQEEPMVVHKVKTQYGQSKGPSFPGVSDEGSSLEPNSSQQSSFSTQPSEDLLRTEEERPEPEGEDHTPDVQYTEDYLRSLDGIKSRPLMREDGSGRRRAFKKRRSSGSSNSSRDSRASRDEELKMFTSLEEEELRHGEREDYNPIKYTSEPTLRVKSHHRRHKRSPAKDMMPPPEAEASGVALEMLGEEGTNPWGEVTPEHYKDTEFWKREKALSIDEEEFDLDLSKNEQKSSSFEDATDAQNEEAATALLQQRSKEQPEDANKAAETSASSDNKSNLIFSGEYTKAMDKDWHSGHFCCWQCDESLTGQRYVIRDDHPYCIKCYENVFANTCEECNKIIGIDSKDLSYKDKHWHEACFLCFKCHLSLVDKQFGAKADKIYCGNCYDSQFASRCDGCGEVFRAGTKKMEYKTRQWHENCFCCCVCKTAIGTKSFIPREQEIYCAGCYEEKFATRCIKCNKVITSGGVTYKNEPWHRECFTCTHCNITLAGQRFTSRDEKPYCAECFGELFAKRCTACVKPITGIGGTRFISFEDRHWHHDCFVCASCKASLVGRGFITDGPDILCPDCAKQKLM
- the LOC117895231 gene encoding trichohyalin isoform X3, producing the protein MPSDEALTGIGKLIFSLLIGYLGALECAFVVRHLYHCTFQHSAYTATDAAADNEELPRLRERLEKEIAEAAEREARSGTKAMQDGVLYDDKGLRVDPEGDKRAALAAELERQRRIEEETRRKLAEAEARLAEDRRKAKEADEKMIEQQREERKQREENERKLIEAEKQREAEQRQREEQEQKQREEQQRKLQAAEEQREREENERKLIEAEREREANERRIQEAEEQQERQENEKRLLEAEQRRLEAERQRELEEAETEESERRLFEAEVRRERDEGDQEQRDAEIVERLLAAERARKMSATESELEEEALEEESRRLLSGRVDAASKQKMIEENARLFLEAEEEMVMLQQRQLQATHNAEDEAEYAGAVPVEEELCVKKVLPPRFQEPEVQEEPMVVHKVKTQYGQSKGPSFPGVSDEGSSLEPNSSQQSSFSTQPSEDLLRTEEERPEPEGEDHTPDVQYTEDYLRSLDGIKSRPLMREDGSGRRRAFKKRRSSGSSNSSRDSRASRDEELKMFTSLEEEELRHGEREDYNPIKYTSEPTLRVKSHHRRHKRSPAKDMMPPPEAEASGVALEMLGEEGTNPWGEVTPEHYKDTEFWKREKALSIDEEEFDLDLSKNEQKSSSFEDATDAQNEEAATALLQQRSKEQPEDANKAAETSASSDNKSNTCS